A single Vicinamibacterales bacterium DNA region contains:
- a CDS encoding BON domain-containing protein yields MRLPAFVLVALLTSGCAPHQPSDDLTISTEVKIALLADRELGLLRLQATTLNGVVTLSGAVPSQTDVDRAVAAAKRVAGVHAVKSELKVGG; encoded by the coding sequence ATGAGGCTGCCGGCGTTCGTCCTCGTCGCGCTGCTCACTTCCGGCTGCGCGCCTCACCAGCCGTCCGACGACCTTACTATTTCCACCGAGGTGAAGATCGCACTCCTCGCCGATCGCGAGCTCGGACTCCTGCGCCTTCAGGCGACGACGCTCAACGGCGTGGTGACGCTCTCCGGCGCCGTGCCGTCGCAGACCGACGTCGATCGCGCAGTGGCGGCGGCGAAACGCGTGGCCGGCGTGCACGCGGTGAAGTCGGAGCTGAAGGTCGGCGGCTGA
- a CDS encoding enoyl-ACP reductase: protein MSSSQSMASLEGKTGLVVGVANKRSIAWAIAKRASEAGAKLAITYQGERLGENVRDLAEGLPDPLLLPLDVRDDAQMAAVFEGIDQQFGGLDFVVHGAAYAPPHELSSPFSQTSREGFGMALDISAYSLIALARGALPLMERQGGGSIVTLTYLGSDRVFTNYNVMGVAKAALEATVRYLAADLGPKNIRVNAISAGPVKTLAASGVSGFSSILQVYRDRAPLRRTVDTAEIADAALFLLSDAGRAVTAEVLMVDGGYHATGM, encoded by the coding sequence ATGTCGAGCTCACAGTCGATGGCCTCTCTCGAAGGCAAGACCGGCCTCGTCGTCGGTGTCGCCAACAAGCGTTCGATCGCATGGGCGATCGCCAAGCGGGCGTCCGAAGCCGGCGCGAAGCTCGCGATCACCTATCAGGGGGAGCGGCTCGGCGAGAACGTGCGCGATCTCGCCGAAGGGCTTCCCGATCCGCTGCTGCTGCCGCTCGACGTTCGAGACGACGCGCAGATGGCCGCCGTGTTCGAGGGCATCGATCAGCAGTTCGGCGGCCTGGACTTCGTCGTCCACGGTGCGGCCTACGCGCCTCCTCACGAACTGTCGAGCCCGTTCTCGCAGACCAGCCGCGAAGGCTTCGGCATGGCCCTCGACATCAGCGCCTATTCGCTGATCGCGCTCGCGCGCGGCGCCCTGCCGCTGATGGAGCGGCAGGGCGGCGGCAGCATCGTCACGCTGACGTATCTCGGCAGCGACCGCGTCTTCACCAACTACAACGTGATGGGGGTGGCCAAGGCGGCGCTCGAGGCGACCGTGCGATACCTGGCGGCCGATCTGGGTCCGAAGAACATCCGCGTCAACGCCATCTCGGCCGGCCCGGTCAAGACGCTCGCCGCGTCCGGCGTCTCGGGCTTCTCGAGCATCCTGCAGGTCTACCGCGATCGCGCACCCTTGCGCCGCACCGTCGACACCGCCGAGATCGCCGACGCCGCGCTGTTCCTGTTGAGCGACGCCGGCCGCGCCGTCACCGCGGAAGTGCTGATGGTCGACGGTGGTTATCACGCAACCGGCATGTAG
- a CDS encoding S41 family peptidase, whose product MTRRLAAVLVLAAAAAVQGPAAGLAAAQAYKAAETFDAVWTIVRTTHFDPAFDVAGWDRARTELRPKAIAASTPGELRGVLREMLGRLGLSHFAVIPATPDAPNDHVDLSAEPGLDTRLIDRQLVVSSVEAEGGAAAAGVHTGWIVDAIDGTPAATLLQPLTDAMPPRIAQVEAWRQAVTHLRGPYDSRVNVTFTDGAGVETTKSIARGGERGEPVTVGSLPTMFVRVTATLQPTPGGHQAGVIAFNVWMAAVDREFQRAIDRFRHADGMVIDLRGNPGGLAAMVMGIAGHFTPNRDTLGVMRTKESELRFNANPRLVNAEGQRVQPYDGPVAILVDGMTGSASECFAGGMQSLGRARVFGQTSMGQALPALFDKLPNGDVLIHAWGDFVTGTGVRIEGRGVVPDVPVALTRASLLAGRDATLDAALAWIDTAGRR is encoded by the coding sequence GTGACACGACGTCTCGCCGCGGTCCTCGTCCTGGCTGCCGCGGCGGCGGTGCAGGGTCCCGCGGCCGGGCTCGCCGCGGCCCAGGCGTACAAGGCGGCGGAGACCTTCGACGCCGTCTGGACGATCGTTCGCACTACTCATTTCGATCCGGCCTTCGACGTCGCCGGGTGGGATCGGGCCAGGACCGAACTGCGCCCGAAAGCGATCGCCGCGTCCACGCCCGGCGAGCTGCGCGGAGTGCTGCGCGAGATGCTCGGACGTCTCGGTCTCTCGCATTTCGCGGTGATCCCGGCGACTCCCGACGCGCCGAACGACCACGTCGATCTCTCGGCCGAACCCGGCCTCGACACCCGTCTCATCGACCGGCAGCTGGTCGTGTCTTCCGTTGAGGCCGAAGGGGGCGCCGCCGCTGCCGGCGTCCACACCGGTTGGATCGTCGACGCGATCGACGGCACGCCGGCCGCCACCCTGCTGCAGCCGCTCACCGATGCGATGCCGCCGCGCATCGCGCAGGTCGAGGCGTGGCGACAGGCGGTGACGCACCTGCGCGGTCCCTATGATTCACGCGTCAACGTCACCTTCACCGACGGCGCCGGCGTCGAGACGACCAAGTCGATCGCCCGCGGCGGCGAGCGCGGCGAGCCGGTCACCGTCGGCAGCCTGCCGACCATGTTCGTGCGGGTCACCGCGACGCTGCAGCCGACGCCGGGCGGCCACCAGGCGGGCGTGATTGCCTTCAACGTCTGGATGGCGGCGGTCGATCGAGAATTCCAGCGCGCGATCGATCGCTTCCGCCATGCCGACGGCATGGTCATCGACCTGCGCGGCAACCCCGGCGGGCTCGCGGCGATGGTGATGGGCATCGCCGGACACTTCACGCCGAACCGCGACACGCTCGGCGTGATGCGGACGAAAGAGAGCGAGCTGCGCTTCAACGCGAACCCGCGCCTGGTGAACGCCGAAGGGCAGCGCGTCCAACCCTACGACGGTCCCGTCGCGATTCTCGTGGACGGCATGACCGGCAGCGCGTCGGAATGCTTCGCCGGCGGCATGCAGTCGCTCGGCCGCGCGCGCGTCTTCGGACAGACGTCGATGGGGCAGGCGCTGCCGGCGCTCTTCGACAAGCTGCCGAACGGCGACGTGCTGATTCACGCGTGGGGAGACTTCGTCACCGGTACCGGCGTGCGGATCGAAGGCAGAGGGGTCGTGCCCGACGTGCCCGTGGCACTGACGCGCGCGTCGCTGCTCGCCGGACGCGACGCGACGCTCGACGCGGCGCTGGCGTGGATCGACACCGCCGGGCGCCGCTGA
- a CDS encoding MFS transporter, which translates to MSWWHDADVDAWRALAAGMVGWMLDAFDVMLFALVLPSLSAELHITNAESGMLGSVMLVAAAAGGVASGRLADRYGRTRVLMSSIALYSVFTCLCGVATTLAQFVWLRVFLGIGMGGVWASGAALVSESWPASSRGRALGLMQSGWAIGYGLAVFVAGIVQPRYGWRAVFFVGIVPALFALWIQRRVREPEIWRRAAAEAPTETGFARLFTGDVAALTIVLTLMNACTLFGWWGFNLWLPSYLKSAPARGGAGLTGAATTGYLLLMQAGMWVGYVTFGFVSDRIGRKTSYVAYLLSAAVLLGLYVSIRQPMVLLALGPFVAFAATGYFSGFGAVTAEIYPTRIRATAQGFTYNIGRVASAAAPYLVGTLADTHGFGAALLVCSAAFAIAAIFWAWIPETRGRTLA; encoded by the coding sequence GTGAGCTGGTGGCACGACGCGGACGTCGACGCCTGGCGCGCGCTCGCCGCCGGCATGGTCGGGTGGATGCTCGACGCCTTCGACGTGATGCTGTTCGCGCTCGTGCTGCCGAGCCTGAGCGCCGAGCTGCACATCACCAACGCCGAGAGCGGCATGCTCGGCTCGGTGATGCTGGTGGCGGCCGCCGCCGGCGGCGTGGCGTCCGGCCGCCTCGCCGATCGCTACGGCCGCACGCGCGTGCTCATGTCGAGCATCGCGCTGTACTCCGTCTTCACGTGTCTCTGCGGCGTCGCCACCACGCTTGCGCAATTCGTCTGGCTCCGCGTCTTTCTCGGCATCGGCATGGGCGGCGTCTGGGCCAGCGGCGCGGCGCTCGTCTCGGAATCGTGGCCGGCATCGAGCCGTGGCCGCGCGCTCGGCCTGATGCAGAGCGGGTGGGCCATCGGCTACGGGCTGGCGGTGTTCGTCGCCGGTATCGTGCAGCCGCGCTACGGCTGGCGGGCGGTGTTCTTCGTCGGTATCGTGCCGGCGCTCTTTGCCTTGTGGATCCAGCGCCGCGTACGGGAGCCGGAGATCTGGCGCCGCGCCGCCGCGGAGGCGCCAACCGAAACCGGGTTCGCCCGGCTGTTCACGGGCGACGTCGCGGCGCTGACGATCGTGCTCACGCTGATGAACGCGTGCACGCTGTTCGGATGGTGGGGCTTCAACCTCTGGCTGCCGAGTTATCTCAAGTCGGCTCCGGCGCGAGGCGGCGCAGGCCTCACCGGCGCCGCCACGACCGGGTACCTGCTGCTCATGCAGGCGGGCATGTGGGTCGGCTACGTCACGTTCGGCTTCGTCAGCGATCGGATTGGCCGCAAGACGAGCTACGTGGCCTATCTGCTGTCGGCGGCGGTGCTGCTCGGCCTCTACGTGTCGATCCGGCAGCCGATGGTGCTGCTGGCGCTCGGTCCGTTCGTCGCGTTCGCCGCGACGGGCTACTTCAGCGGCTTCGGCGCGGTGACGGCAGAGATCTATCCGACCCGCATTCGCGCGACCGCGCAGGGATTCACCTACAACATCGGCCGCGTGGCCAGCGCCGCGGCTCCCTACCTCGTCGGCACGCTCGCCGACACGCACGGGTTCGGCGCGGCGCTCCTCGTCTGCTCCGCGGCGTTCGCGATCGCGGCGATCTTCTGGGCATGGATTCCGGAGACGCGCGGGCGGACGCTCGCGTAG
- a CDS encoding 5-oxoprolinase subunit PxpA: MIIDINCDMGESFGPWRMGADEQVMPHITSANVACGAHAGDPTVMRRTMRLARASGVAVGAHPGFADLVGFGRREMQVDPAELEDSLIAQIGAAAAIAKAEGAVLQHVKAHGALYNMAAREAPLAAAVARAIRACDPSLVMFGLPNSRLLDAGRAAGLRVAAEGFADRSYEADGSLTPRSHPNAVIHETDAVVARALRMVRDGVVLTAGGDAVALQVQTICVHGDTPGAAQLAARLGAALGEAGVRVQPIGSWL, from the coding sequence ATGATCATCGACATCAATTGCGACATGGGGGAGTCGTTCGGGCCGTGGAGGATGGGCGCCGACGAGCAGGTGATGCCGCACATCACATCCGCCAACGTCGCGTGCGGCGCACATGCGGGCGACCCGACGGTGATGCGCCGGACGATGCGGCTGGCGCGGGCGTCCGGGGTCGCGGTCGGCGCGCACCCGGGGTTCGCTGACCTTGTGGGGTTCGGGCGCCGCGAGATGCAGGTGGATCCCGCCGAGCTCGAGGACTCCCTCATCGCGCAGATCGGCGCGGCGGCCGCGATCGCGAAAGCGGAAGGCGCCGTCCTGCAGCACGTCAAGGCGCATGGGGCTCTCTACAACATGGCGGCGCGCGAGGCGCCGCTGGCGGCGGCGGTCGCGCGCGCCATTCGGGCCTGTGACCCCTCGCTGGTCATGTTCGGCCTTCCGAATTCGCGGCTGCTCGACGCCGGACGCGCAGCCGGGCTCCGCGTCGCGGCGGAGGGCTTTGCCGACCGGAGCTACGAGGCGGACGGGTCGTTGACGCCGCGTTCGCACCCGAACGCCGTCATCCACGAGACCGACGCCGTGGTCGCACGCGCGCTACGCATGGTGCGCGACGGCGTCGTGTTGACCGCCGGGGGGGACGCGGTTGCGCTGCAGGTGCAGACGATCTGTGTGCACGGCGATACGCCCGGCGCCGCGCAGCTGGCGGCGCGTCTCGGGGCGGCGCTTGGCGAGGCGGGAGTGCGGGTGCAGCCGATCGGCTCGTGGCTGTGA
- a CDS encoding DGQHR domain-containing protein produces the protein MISVAAIRMQQFGVQFYQASLSANDIDKLVRFEVLDYGEQAQPVRGGRKKNPPAPSKVNWDLLEKRIASSDKAYQRAIIRRKIDELVAYYEQCRQARDLPSIAGAVIISCDEALKFEPVAEDSPLGTLKVPEREGILRAIDGQHRLLALHADIDRIRADKFAVPAIIFDRLPEDHVVQMFVTINAKHTRLNASHLVSLSGRQLYRDDNLAAAHDVVRALNDREDSPLYGEIKLLGVGTGRVAQAPLAQELKKLFAADAFGQGRKGDQFREDGKKFFVNYLKQIAQVFGAAWNGRKYSIKSATALRAFMKVAPDVVRRLDQEHADRTDFRAIGRVISPWGRRIGDLRFETEGAWKRGGTTVDSLVKELRLALQYPEGTSV, from the coding sequence TTGATCAGCGTCGCAGCCATCCGGATGCAGCAGTTCGGGGTGCAGTTCTACCAAGCCTCGCTTTCGGCCAACGACATCGACAAGCTCGTCCGCTTCGAGGTGCTCGACTACGGTGAGCAGGCGCAGCCCGTCCGCGGCGGCCGGAAGAAGAACCCGCCGGCGCCCTCCAAGGTCAACTGGGATCTGCTCGAGAAGCGCATCGCCTCGAGCGACAAGGCCTACCAGCGCGCGATCATCCGCCGCAAGATAGACGAGCTCGTGGCCTACTACGAGCAGTGCCGGCAGGCGCGCGACCTGCCGTCGATCGCCGGCGCGGTCATCATCTCGTGTGACGAGGCGCTCAAGTTCGAGCCGGTCGCCGAGGATTCGCCGCTCGGCACGCTGAAAGTGCCGGAGCGTGAAGGCATCCTGCGCGCCATCGACGGGCAGCATCGCCTCCTCGCGCTGCACGCCGATATCGATCGCATCCGCGCCGACAAGTTCGCCGTCCCGGCGATCATCTTCGACCGCCTGCCTGAGGACCACGTCGTCCAGATGTTCGTGACGATCAACGCCAAGCACACGCGGCTGAACGCGTCGCACCTCGTGTCGCTCTCGGGACGGCAGCTCTATCGCGACGACAACCTCGCCGCCGCGCACGACGTCGTCCGCGCGCTGAACGACCGTGAAGACTCGCCGCTGTACGGCGAGATCAAGCTGCTCGGCGTGGGGACGGGGCGCGTGGCACAGGCGCCGCTCGCGCAGGAACTCAAGAAGCTGTTCGCCGCCGACGCCTTCGGCCAGGGGCGCAAGGGGGACCAGTTTCGCGAAGACGGCAAGAAGTTCTTCGTCAACTACCTCAAACAGATCGCGCAGGTGTTCGGGGCCGCCTGGAACGGCCGCAAGTACAGCATCAAGAGCGCGACCGCGCTGCGCGCATTCATGAAGGTGGCTCCCGACGTCGTGCGGCGGCTCGACCAGGAGCACGCGGACCGGACGGACTTCCGCGCCATCGGCCGCGTGATTTCACCGTGGGGCCGCCGCATCGGCGACCTGCGTTTCGAGACCGAAGGCGCCTGGAAGCGCGGCGGGACGACGGTCGATTCCCTGGTCAAGGAGCTGCGGCTGGCGCTGCAGTACCCGGAGGGAACCTCGGTGTGA
- a CDS encoding heparan-alpha-glucosaminide N-acetyltransferase domain-containing protein → MMAPVGRRTYLDALRGVAVLVMIEAHVIDSWTRAADHQTHAFRQSLVLGGFGAPLFLFLAGVAVALSAGSKARRLADIGAATRAVQKRGLQIFLLAFLFRFQSYILSHGELWTLLKIDILNVMGLSIVGSATIWGSVRSPRARLIAFAAATAGFVWLAPGIRALEVLGPLPDWVEGYLRPIPGLSNFTILPWTAFVTAGAMTGVLLDEARVTAADRRVTVGLAVTGLLLAVVAWRCSFLPPLDPRSRFWSTSASFFFIRLGLMVASVGAVALWERRPTAGRRWSPLQVLGRSSLFIYWIHVEMVYGLISLPLHGAFTLAGAWAALGAFCLLMLGVAVAKDWMSDKFNRSSNLRGSLSRAAQPLMF, encoded by the coding sequence ATGATGGCGCCGGTCGGACGCCGCACCTACCTCGACGCGCTGCGGGGCGTGGCGGTACTCGTCATGATCGAGGCACACGTCATCGACTCGTGGACGCGCGCCGCCGACCATCAGACGCACGCGTTCCGGCAGTCGCTGGTGCTCGGCGGCTTTGGCGCGCCGCTCTTCCTCTTCCTGGCCGGCGTGGCCGTGGCGCTGTCGGCCGGATCGAAAGCCCGCCGTCTGGCCGATATAGGCGCCGCGACACGCGCCGTGCAGAAGCGCGGCCTGCAGATCTTCCTGCTGGCGTTCCTCTTCCGGTTCCAGTCGTACATCCTCAGCCACGGCGAGTTGTGGACCCTGCTGAAGATCGACATCCTGAACGTGATGGGCCTGTCGATTGTCGGGTCGGCCACGATCTGGGGCTCGGTGCGCTCACCGCGTGCCCGCCTCATCGCCTTTGCTGCGGCGACGGCCGGCTTCGTGTGGCTCGCGCCGGGAATCCGGGCGCTCGAGGTCCTGGGCCCCTTGCCAGACTGGGTCGAGGGCTACCTCCGGCCGATTCCCGGGCTCTCGAACTTCACGATTCTTCCCTGGACGGCGTTCGTAACGGCGGGTGCCATGACCGGTGTGCTGCTCGACGAGGCGCGTGTCACGGCGGCCGACCGCCGGGTCACGGTTGGCCTGGCTGTCACGGGACTGCTGCTGGCGGTCGTCGCCTGGCGATGCTCGTTCCTGCCGCCGCTCGACCCCCGGTCGCGCTTCTGGTCGACGTCGGCCAGCTTTTTCTTCATCCGGCTGGGCCTGATGGTGGCGTCGGTCGGGGCTGTCGCGCTGTGGGAGCGGCGGCCCACCGCGGGCCGGCGCTGGAGCCCGTTGCAGGTGCTCGGGCGCAGTTCCCTCTTCATTTACTGGATTCACGTCGAGATGGTCTACGGCCTGATCTCGCTGCCGCTTCATGGGGCATTTACCCTCGCTGGCGCATGGGCCGCCCTCGGCGCCTTCTGCCTCCTGATGCTGGGAGTGGCGGTGGCGAAGGATTGGATGTCAGATAAATTCAATAGGTCCAGCAATTTACGTGGTAGCCTGAGCCGCGCCGCTCAGCCCTTGATGTTCTAG
- a CDS encoding OsmC family protein, with the protein MAAKAPTTVEIVWTRELVFEGTSGDTSMILDSAGQAGPSPVQALIFALAGCMGMDVVYILQKGRHELRGLRVSVVADRAQTDPHRVTAVTVDFAVTGQVPREQVQRAIELSHDKYCSVWHSMRQDIAVQTRFSVAE; encoded by the coding sequence ATGGCAGCCAAAGCGCCGACCACCGTCGAGATCGTCTGGACCCGCGAGCTCGTGTTCGAGGGCACCTCCGGCGACACGTCGATGATCCTCGACAGCGCCGGCCAGGCCGGCCCCTCGCCGGTGCAGGCGCTGATCTTCGCGCTCGCCGGCTGCATGGGAATGGACGTCGTCTACATCCTGCAGAAGGGGCGGCACGAGCTGCGCGGCCTCAGGGTGTCGGTCGTCGCCGATCGCGCCCAGACCGACCCGCACCGCGTCACCGCGGTCACGGTCGATTTCGCCGTCACCGGCCAGGTGCCCAGGGAACAGGTGCAGCGCGCCATCGAACTCTCGCACGACAAATACTGCTCCGTCTGGCACTCGATGCGCCAGGACATCGCCGTTCAGACCCGATTCTCCGTTGCGGAGTAG